Within the Streptomyces sp. NBC_00554 genome, the region CGACGGCGCTCGCCGCTGCTGTGCGCAGGGCCGTCACCGCCGTACCGTCCATGACGGCGGCGAGCTGTCCGGTGACCGGGTCGAGCGCGTTGATCACCGCGTGGACGGTCGGCAGCCCGGCCGCCGCGTTGCCCGGGTTGACGCTGCCGATCTTGGCGACGGCCCCGGTGGCCGCGGACAGCCGCGCGAGGTAGGCGAAGACGACGCTGTCGTCGAAGCGGCTGGGGTGCATGATCTTCCCCGGGAGCTCGGCGGTGCCGTCGCCGAGCGCGGTGAAGGCCGCGCGCTGCGAGGCGATCGCTGTATCGGGGTCGAGCAGCTCCCGCACCTGCTCGCGCGACAAATACAGCGGACCGCCGTCGGCGTCGTCGTCTTCTCTCATTCCTCAGTGATAGCCGTCTTTGCCGATCCGCAAAAGATCGCGGTCGACCAAGTGGGATCCGTTGAGGTGGGATCCGCCCAGGTGGGCTCCGTCCAAGTGGGGGAGGTGGTGGTCCATTCGCTCCCGCTTGGTCAGCAGATAGCTGAGGTTCTCCTCGCACGGCGGGATCAGCAGGGGGACCTGTTCGGCGACCTTGATGCCGTGGCGCAGCAGTGCCTCGCGCTTGCGCGGGTTGTTCGACATCAGCCGCACGGACCGCACGCCGAGGTCGTGCAGGATCTCCGCCGCCACCCGGTAGTCGCGGGCGTCCACCGGCAGGCCCTGGGCGAGGTTCGCCTCGACGGTGTCCATGCCCTCCGACTGGAGCTGCATCGCACGGAGCTTGGCGAGCAGGCCTATGCCCCGGCCCTCGTGGCCCCGGAGGTAGACGAGGATGCCGCGGCCCTCCGCCACGATGGCGCGCAGCGCGGCGGCGAGCTGGTCACCGCATTCGCAGTGCATGGATCCGAAGGCGTCCCCGGTCAGGCACTCCGAATGAAGACGGGTGAGC harbors:
- the ribA gene encoding GTP cyclohydrolase II codes for the protein MTDNFGVLGGNAHLTGVERVVIAPLPTVYGAFHAVGYLDHDREEEQVALVYGDLADIGEGDTLTRLHSECLTGDAFGSMHCECGDQLAAALRAIVAEGRGILVYLRGHEGRGIGLLAKLRAMQLQSEGMDTVEANLAQGLPVDARDYRVAAEILHDLGVRSVRLMSNNPRKREALLRHGIKVAEQVPLLIPPCEENLSYLLTKRERMDHHLPHLDGAHLGGSHLNGSHLVDRDLLRIGKDGYH